A genomic stretch from Dama dama isolate Ldn47 chromosome 10, ASM3311817v1, whole genome shotgun sequence includes:
- the LOC133063253 gene encoding salivary gland specific protein SAGSIN1, translating to MRFSPGARSRSRAGTRRRLAEALPDRVTRRLPSPRPARPPARLPASPPPPSLPQRGPAAGAEVRGRRGAERAGGRASAHPAARVQRPVGALRAGGRRRRRAPVYMAAALSGLAVRLSRSAAARSYGVFCKGLTRTLLIFFDLAWRLRINFPYLYIVASMMLNVRLQNVGVYPGMWCTVLIHTDLSLPAARKLVHVTVLSLSLRSLESKLLEDRSCFVHLVHRPHPCAQNSTGVASAL from the exons ATGCGCTTCTCACCTGGGGCAAG GTCGCGCAGCCGGGCTGGGACCCGGCGCCGGCTCGCTGAGGCGCTTCCCGACAGGGTGACGCGCCGACTCCCCTCCCCGCGGccagcccgcccgcccgcccgcctgcccgccTCGCCGCCGCCTCCTTCGCTCCCTCAGCGCGGGCCAGCGGCCGGGGCGGAGGTTCGGGGGCGTCGCGGCGCCGAGAGGGCGGGCGGCCGGGCTTCGGCGCACCCGGCGGCCCGGGTCCAGCGGCCGGTCGGTGCgctgcgggcgggcgggcggcggcggcggcgggcgccgGTCTATATGGCGGCGGCTCTGTCGGGCCTGGCTGTCCGGCTCTCGCGCTCGGCCGCCGCCCGCTCTTATGGGGTCTTCTGCAAGGGGCTGACCCGCACGCTGCTCATCTTCTTCGACCTGGCCTGGCGCTTGCGCATCAACTTCCCCTACCTCTACATCGTGGCTTCCATGATGCTCAACGTCCGTCTGCAG AATGTTGGAGTTTATCCTGGTATGTGGTGTACGGTGTTGATCCATACTGACCTGTCTCTACCTGCCGCAAGGAAGCTTGTGCATGTGACGGTTTTGTCCTTGTCCCTACGTTCACTGGAAAGCAAGCTTCTGGAAGACAGATCCTGTTTTGTCCACTTGGTGCACCGTCCCCATCCCTGTGCTCAGAACAGCACTGGCGTAGCTTCGGCTCTGTGA